The Geotalea uraniireducens Rf4 genome window below encodes:
- a CDS encoding LytR/AlgR family response regulator transcription factor, which yields MPMISASGKRPTAIIVDDEPHLCAFLKRQLTSCWPELDILAEANNGPDALRLIGELHPDVAFLDIRMPGIDGLDLASRVGTLCHVVFVTAYDQYAMQAFENAAVDYLLKPVALERLNKTVNRLKSQLSSVPPDLSPLIAKLSEQIRPQKQYLQWLQVSSHNDIELIPVDEVEFFQASDKYTLVVTRNTERIMRKSLKELEEELDPERFWRVHRNAIVRVAAIARISRDFRGHHVLHLHQGGRTLAVGRNYSHLFRQMRLKPSPLRPNTPTHRSATGHPVDP from the coding sequence ATGCCCATGATTAGCGCCTCCGGAAAGCGGCCGACCGCGATAATAGTCGATGATGAACCGCATCTGTGTGCGTTCTTGAAACGACAGCTCACCTCCTGTTGGCCGGAACTGGACATTCTGGCAGAGGCAAACAACGGGCCGGATGCGCTTCGTTTGATCGGGGAGCTGCATCCCGACGTGGCATTCCTGGATATACGGATGCCCGGGATCGATGGCCTGGATCTGGCGAGCCGGGTAGGAACGTTATGTCATGTCGTGTTCGTGACCGCCTATGATCAATATGCCATGCAGGCCTTCGAAAATGCGGCTGTCGACTATCTGCTCAAGCCGGTTGCCTTGGAGCGATTGAACAAAACCGTTAATCGATTGAAATCGCAACTATCCTCCGTCCCGCCGGATTTGTCGCCGCTGATTGCGAAACTGTCGGAACAGATCCGGCCCCAAAAACAGTACTTACAGTGGCTGCAGGTCTCGTCGCACAACGATATCGAGTTGATACCGGTTGATGAGGTGGAATTTTTTCAGGCATCGGATAAATATACCCTGGTGGTAACCCGAAACACCGAACGGATAATGCGCAAGTCGCTGAAAGAGTTGGAAGAAGAGCTTGACCCGGAACGTTTTTGGAGGGTGCATCGCAATGCCATCGTCCGGGTGGCAGCGATAGCGCGAATTTCCCGTGATTTCAGAGGGCACCATGTCCTCCATCTCCACCAGGGTGGCCGTACCCTGGCTGTGGGGCGAAACTATTCTCATCTGTTCAGACAGATGAGACTTAAGCCTTCACCGTTAAGACCTAATACCCCCACTCATCGATCCGCCACGGGCCATCCGGTCGATCCCTGA
- a CDS encoding DUF4829 domain-containing protein: MRRFSACIVIALAVLVAALLLSGTVSRETNSRQFFGDASKRAMASVQSAVGFPSADSHTYLPAEPEAVIRKFFAAWAEKDARTMEALCSVGWHERRTGVRIDWEFEKLDSVRLISVREKMTPFDSRKVFTTEFDIRARGGSLGSGRVGPWLYILVRDRPDGPWRIDEWGY; the protein is encoded by the coding sequence ATGCGCAGGTTCTCGGCGTGCATTGTCATTGCTCTGGCAGTACTCGTAGCCGCCCTGCTGCTGAGTGGCACGGTGTCGCGCGAGACAAACTCTCGGCAGTTCTTCGGCGACGCGTCGAAGCGAGCCATGGCTTCGGTTCAATCGGCTGTAGGGTTTCCGTCTGCTGATTCGCATACTTATCTGCCCGCTGAGCCAGAAGCAGTCATCCGAAAGTTCTTTGCAGCCTGGGCGGAGAAGGACGCACGCACGATGGAGGCCCTCTGCTCTGTGGGTTGGCACGAGAGGAGGACGGGCGTTCGAATCGACTGGGAGTTCGAAAAGCTTGATTCAGTTAGGCTCATCAGCGTGCGTGAAAAGATGACCCCATTCGACTCCCGTAAGGTCTTTACAACGGAATTTGACATCCGGGCCAGAGGTGGGAGCTTGGGCAGCGGGCGGGTGGGTCCTTGGCTGTACATCCTCGTCAGGGATCGACCGGATGGCCCGTGGCGGATCGATGAGTGGGGGTATTAG
- the arsM gene encoding arsenite methyltransferase: MSRPAEEIRNEVSRDYAKRIAAPAGCGCGCGSLSPQGPLATLAGYSATELSSVPAEMTTSSFACGNPLAYAGVREGDVVLDLGSGAGLDLLLAAQKVGPTGRVMGVDMTDAMIAKANENIRAAKVTNVEVRKGIIEALPVESGSVDWVISNCVINLSPEKQKVFREIFRVLKPGGTMLVSDIVAKDLPSELLAIPTLYSSCISGAISEEAYLEGLREAGMVEVKVLDRLVYDAGQIAGFAETALGEAFDRTPQISKRIGSYAKELAGKIWSAKVYGKKPA; encoded by the coding sequence ATGAGCAGACCGGCAGAAGAAATCAGAAATGAGGTAAGCAGAGACTATGCAAAAAGAATAGCAGCCCCGGCGGGGTGTGGCTGCGGTTGCGGTTCGCTTTCACCACAAGGGCCGCTCGCAACTCTCGCAGGCTATTCGGCAACAGAGCTCTCCTCTGTGCCTGCTGAGATGACAACCAGTTCGTTTGCCTGCGGCAATCCGCTCGCCTATGCCGGGGTCAGGGAGGGGGATGTAGTCCTCGACCTCGGTTCGGGCGCCGGTCTTGACCTGCTCCTGGCAGCGCAGAAAGTCGGCCCCACCGGACGGGTCATGGGCGTCGACATGACCGATGCAATGATTGCCAAGGCTAACGAAAACATCCGTGCCGCAAAAGTTACCAATGTTGAGGTGCGCAAGGGGATCATCGAGGCCTTGCCTGTTGAAAGCGGGTCGGTGGACTGGGTCATCTCCAACTGCGTGATCAATCTGTCACCGGAGAAGCAGAAGGTGTTTCGAGAGATATTCCGGGTGCTGAAACCGGGGGGAACGATGCTGGTCTCGGACATCGTGGCCAAGGATCTGCCGTCGGAACTGCTCGCGATCCCGACCCTCTATTCATCATGCATTAGTGGTGCGATCAGTGAGGAGGCATACCTGGAAGGGTTGCGAGAAGCGGGAATGGTAGAGGTCAAGGTGCTCGACCGGCTGGTTTACGACGCCGGTCAGATCGCCGGGTTTGCCGAAACTGCCCTTGGCGAGGCCTTCGACCGCACTCCGCAGATTTCTAAGCGGATCGGTTCATATGCCAAGGAATTGGCCGGCAAGATCTGGAGCGCCAAGGTTTACGGGAAAAAACCGGCCTGA
- a CDS encoding ArsR/SmtB family transcription factor, producing the protein MNDTQTKTRESYAEELVANFDSKFFKVLSEPVRVQILKFLILNGSSDIAAIAKALPQDRSVISRHLRFMQEAEILSSEKISRHVYYMVNAVVFRAKLAAIVELITTCINECCPGGCK; encoded by the coding sequence ATGAATGACACGCAAACCAAAACCAGAGAGAGTTACGCCGAAGAACTGGTCGCCAATTTCGACTCCAAATTCTTCAAGGTCCTGAGCGAGCCGGTACGGGTCCAGATTCTCAAGTTCCTGATCTTGAACGGCAGCTCGGATATCGCGGCCATTGCCAAGGCGTTGCCCCAGGACCGGTCGGTAATTTCCCGCCACCTCCGGTTCATGCAGGAAGCAGAGATCCTGAGCAGTGAGAAGATCTCCCGCCATGTCTATTACATGGTCAATGCCGTTGTCTTTCGCGCCAAGCTGGCAGCCATTGTGGAGCTGATCACCACCTGCATCAACGAGTGCTGTCCGGGCGGCTGCAAGTAG
- a CDS encoding isocitrate lyase/PEP mutase family protein, with amino-acid sequence MLDKQKQKAEAFLRLHQGPGTLVLPNAWDVASTRIFEHASFQAIGTTSYAIAASLGYLDGECVPFAEMMEVIERIAKNTDLPVNADIEAGYGKEIDKVVETVERVIKAGVAGINLEDATGNPDQPFFDTGFQCEKLKAVREAAASVGIPLVINARTDTYQIRFSDPEAQFQETVKRSNSYRQAGADCIFIPGWLDGEMIARLVAAIDAPINIFASPVTPTVPELNKLGVSRLSIGPGAFRTALACTKKIAAELAEHGTYETLFSDTLTKADVDSLFKPRELLNK; translated from the coding sequence ATGCTTGATAAACAAAAACAAAAGGCAGAAGCATTTCTTCGGCTTCATCAAGGTCCGGGTACTCTGGTTCTGCCCAATGCCTGGGATGTGGCGAGTACCAGAATATTCGAACATGCCTCATTTCAAGCCATCGGTACGACAAGCTACGCCATTGCTGCCTCTCTTGGTTATCTGGACGGGGAGTGTGTTCCTTTTGCGGAAATGATGGAAGTTATCGAACGTATCGCGAAAAATACCGATCTTCCGGTCAATGCCGATATCGAAGCGGGCTATGGAAAGGAAATCGATAAGGTAGTCGAGACGGTCGAGCGGGTTATCAAGGCCGGTGTGGCGGGAATTAATCTGGAGGACGCCACCGGTAATCCTGATCAGCCCTTCTTTGATACGGGTTTTCAATGCGAGAAACTGAAAGCCGTCAGGGAAGCTGCTGCCTCCGTCGGGATTCCCTTGGTAATAAATGCGCGGACCGATACCTACCAGATTCGTTTTTCCGACCCGGAGGCCCAGTTTCAGGAAACGGTGAAACGGTCCAACAGCTATCGACAGGCTGGCGCCGATTGCATCTTCATCCCCGGCTGGCTTGACGGTGAGATGATCGCACGTCTGGTCGCAGCTATTGATGCCCCCATCAATATTTTTGCCAGTCCGGTCACACCAACCGTTCCCGAACTGAATAAACTGGGTGTGTCGCGCCTGAGCATCGGCCCGGGGGCATTCCGAACGGCGCTTGCATGCACCAAAAAGATAGCGGCCGAGCTTGCCGAACATGGAACATACGAAACCCTCTTCAGTGATACCTTGACCAAAGCGGATGTTGACAGCCTGTTCAAGCCGAGGGAACTTCTGAACAAATAG
- a CDS encoding MFS transporter has product MGIFTSVSFIPRLFSPLYGTIADRYDRTKVFAVASGAMGVLITAIAFVDRIAWIYPIWFVISIFAMMIMNVRTLIMTEIMQKENNLKGNSTVLILLSIARIVAPFAGGLIAVLWTPRWLLILTSLIYLFASAIITRIRLQDSTDTGIRTAAGILANMKAGIAYIANDSSLRFLAFIAIFWRLFLGLQLSLFVVYVKMYFGLGSTAYGLFMTCIGVGSIAGSLFGPVIAKRVEISRLVVVGLGAHYLLFASLGLIHDFNLALAIVLASYALFYTTLVGIHSVRDRVTRADIRGRVYGSITALLTPPGIASMLLGGYLAGMYGAEKIMLGAGILAFVSLIGTWLAFSRERTAVFEIGG; this is encoded by the coding sequence GTGGGGATATTCACCTCGGTCTCGTTTATCCCCAGATTGTTTTCTCCCCTCTACGGTACGATTGCCGACCGTTACGACCGGACGAAGGTCTTTGCCGTTGCCTCGGGGGCGATGGGGGTGTTGATCACAGCAATCGCCTTCGTAGACAGAATCGCCTGGATTTATCCCATCTGGTTTGTCATCTCGATCTTCGCCATGATGATCATGAACGTCAGAACCTTGATCATGACCGAGATCATGCAGAAGGAAAACAACCTCAAGGGAAATTCCACGGTTCTGATTCTTCTCAGTATTGCCCGGATTGTCGCCCCTTTCGCTGGAGGCCTGATCGCTGTTCTCTGGACGCCGCGTTGGCTTTTGATACTCACGAGCCTTATCTATCTTTTTGCATCGGCCATCATTACCCGAATTCGGCTCCAGGACAGTACGGACACCGGCATCAGGACCGCAGCAGGGATCCTGGCCAACATGAAGGCTGGCATCGCCTACATCGCCAACGACAGCTCCCTGCGCTTCCTGGCGTTCATAGCAATCTTCTGGAGGCTCTTCCTTGGATTGCAACTATCGTTGTTCGTGGTCTATGTGAAGATGTACTTCGGGCTGGGAAGCACGGCGTACGGGCTGTTCATGACCTGTATCGGAGTGGGGAGCATTGCGGGCAGTCTCTTCGGCCCGGTTATCGCAAAAAGGGTCGAGATTTCCAGGCTTGTTGTGGTGGGACTTGGCGCACACTACCTGTTGTTTGCATCGCTTGGCCTCATACACGATTTCAACCTGGCTTTGGCGATTGTGCTGGCGAGTTATGCCTTGTTCTACACGACATTGGTCGGTATCCATTCCGTAAGGGACAGGGTGACCAGGGCGGATATAAGGGGGAGGGTTTACGGATCGATCACCGCACTGCTGACCCCCCCCGGCATAGCATCGATGCTGCTTGGCGGTTATCTTGCCGGTATGTACGGGGCTGAGAAAATTATGCTGGGCGCGGGAATTCTGGCATTTGTCAGCCTGATTGGGACGTGGCTTGCCTTCTCCCGGGAGCGGACCGCGGTGTTCGAGATCGGAGGATGA
- a CDS encoding carboxymuconolactone decarboxylase family protein: MELNDRIRELIAVGASITANCQPCLRIHVEKALKSGADPQEVTAAIEIGKRVRKGAADKMETFSSNLQAGKSQGFEVVMEGNGYQFLGP, from the coding sequence ATGGAACTGAACGACAGGATAAGGGAACTGATTGCCGTGGGCGCATCTATCACCGCCAACTGCCAGCCATGTCTCCGGATTCATGTGGAAAAAGCCTTGAAGTCGGGCGCAGACCCGCAGGAGGTGACGGCGGCCATTGAGATCGGCAAGCGCGTGAGGAAAGGGGCCGCCGACAAGATGGAGACATTCTCCTCTAATTTGCAGGCCGGGAAATCACAGGGGTTTGAAGTTGTCATGGAGGGCAACGGTTACCAGTTCCTGGGGCCGTGA